The following are from one region of the Streptomyces tuirus genome:
- a CDS encoding FUSC family protein translates to MRDLEQGARRVRPVDAVRRDTRGAWNAVRAAWRGPGRERDLVVQSLKAAGAAVLAWLVGGVWMGDPLALMAPWVALVLVQATVFSSLVQGARQFGAICVGTLVASGAQAITDDTTGALALSIPVLMLLANWPRFGDQGIYAATTALFTISSGMVSLSAVGHRVGQAAIGAVIGVAVNALVLPPIHLRDVRENLAALAREAGDVLHTVAGDLREGEWDAQTAAGWVGASNRLDHRLKALRSARRWSQESLRLTYAPLRALHRVPHGGVLPSVDEDDRLSRVTGHVATLTRALAVSVDDKRTPAPPEGPALRSYARLLELVGDALFAEADSLLEGGVTARPDEETEKAMRELHEELQDGLRRHAGEGAAHTAVLGTLVLQAENLWTEVVPGDQEQ, encoded by the coding sequence ATGCGCGACCTGGAACAGGGGGCGCGTCGCGTACGGCCGGTGGATGCCGTACGGCGCGACACACGGGGCGCCTGGAACGCCGTACGAGCGGCGTGGCGCGGGCCGGGCAGGGAGCGGGACCTGGTCGTCCAGTCGCTGAAAGCGGCCGGGGCGGCGGTGCTCGCCTGGCTGGTGGGCGGCGTCTGGATGGGCGATCCGCTGGCGCTGATGGCGCCCTGGGTGGCGCTGGTGCTGGTGCAGGCCACGGTCTTCAGTTCGCTCGTGCAGGGGGCGCGGCAGTTCGGGGCGATCTGCGTCGGCACGCTGGTGGCCTCGGGAGCACAGGCCATCACCGACGACACGACGGGCGCGCTCGCCCTGTCGATACCGGTGCTGATGCTGCTGGCGAACTGGCCCCGCTTCGGCGACCAGGGCATCTACGCGGCCACCACGGCCCTGTTCACCATCTCCTCGGGCATGGTCAGCCTGTCCGCCGTCGGGCACCGGGTGGGGCAGGCCGCGATCGGCGCGGTCATCGGCGTCGCCGTCAACGCGCTCGTGCTGCCGCCGATCCATCTGCGGGACGTGCGGGAGAACCTGGCGGCGCTCGCCCGGGAGGCCGGGGACGTGCTGCACACGGTCGCCGGCGATCTGCGCGAGGGCGAGTGGGACGCCCAGACCGCCGCCGGCTGGGTCGGCGCCTCGAACCGGCTGGACCACCGTCTGAAGGCGCTGCGTTCGGCGCGCCGGTGGAGCCAGGAGAGCCTGCGCCTGACCTACGCCCCGCTGCGCGCCCTGCACCGCGTGCCGCACGGGGGTGTCCTGCCGTCGGTGGACGAGGACGACCGGCTCAGCCGGGTGACCGGGCACGTCGCCACGCTGACCCGGGCCCTCGCGGTGTCCGTGGACGACAAGCGGACGCCCGCCCCGCCCGAGGGCCCGGCCCTGCGCTCGTACGCGCGTCTGCTGGAGCTGGTCGGGGACGCCCTGTTCGCGGAGGCCGACAGTCTGCTCGAGGGCGGTGTGACCGCCCGGCCTGACGAGGAGACCGAGAAGGCGATGCGGGAGCTGCACGAGGAGTTGCAGGACGGGCTGCGCCGGCACGCCGGGGAGGGGGCCGCCCACACCGCCGTCCTGGGCACGTTGGTCCTCCAGGCGGAGAACCTCTGGACCGAGGTCGTCCCCGGCGATCAGGAGCAGTGA